The genomic region AAATAGCTCAGGCTGCTATGGCGGCCCGGGCGGATGAGTTTATTCAAACCTTTCCTGAAAAATATGAGACCTGGATTGGAGAGCGGGGAATCAAGCTTTCGACCGGTCAGAAACAGAGGCTCGCAATCGCCAGAGCGATATTAAAAAAAGCCTCGATTATCATTCTGGACGAAGCCACTTCCAATATAGATACGGAAACCGAACTCAAGATTCAGGAAGCCCTTGAGGTATTGACCGCTCAGAAGACCACCTTTATTATTGCCCACCGCCTTTCGACTGTTCGAACCGCCTCCAAGGTCCTGGTCATCGACCATGGACGGCTGATTGAACAGGGGTCGCATGCCGAACTCCTCGAGCAAAAGGGGCGGTATGCCTCTTTGTACGAACATTATCTGGCTCCCGTCATTCCCCAAAATTAGATGACCAGACCCCATTATCCCCGAATTATCCCCTTGTTCCCCCTTCCAAACCTGGTCTTTTTTCCAAATACCTATCTCCCGCTCCACATTTTTGAACCCCGATACCGTGAAATGATTCAAGATACAAAAAAAGAGGAGCAGATCATCGGAATGGTTTTGCTTAAAGAAGGTTGGGAAAACAATTATTATGGAAGGCCTGAAATCTGTTCAGAGGGTTGTGCGGGTCAACTCATGACTGCCCAACCTCTGGATGAAGGGCGTTTCAATATTGTTTTGAAAGGACTATTCAGGTTTTCAGTTAAAGATCAGTTTTTTGACAAAAATTACCGCGAAGCTCTGGTCGAACCTTTTGCACAAGACAATACAAAAGGAAGCCTGCCCCAACAGGTAAAAGATGATTTGAAAGGCGTTCTTAAGAAATGGATGAATCAAAATCGAGGTCCTGCCGAAACCCTTTCACTTTTGAAAAAAGAGTTGGATGATGAAACGCTGATTCATACTTTGTCTTACACGCTTCCTTTTTCCACTTTGGACAAACAATTTCTGCTGGAATCTGAGACTTTAACTCAACAAGCCAAACGATTAATGGAGCTGATCCATTTTAAGGCTCTGCAAACCAACCCGACATCCGCCGCTGAGCCCGAATAAAGAGGATTTGCTTTAATCCGGTTGGCGTTTTGAAAATATTGGAAACTTCGTTTTCAGTCAGAACTCATATCCAGCGATAAATTCACCGTTTTATGGGGCTGAATAATGACGACCCTTTCCTGTACCGGAAGCGACTCATGCCATATGGAAACGCGGTATTTTCCCGGCGGGATATGGGTAATCGTGAATTTTCCATCCCTATCCGTCACTGCGTAATAGGGATTATCCGCGACGAAGATTGTCCCGGTCATAAAGCTATGCGCGTCACAGGTTGCTTTAATAATTCCGCTTTCCTGCATCGGTTTTTTTATCGATCTTCCGTTGGGAGGCATAGCGACATTCAAGATCGTCTGACCGTTTTGACGCAGATGATTGTTATGAAGGATGGGATCCAGGTTTTGGATATTATAACT from Nitrospirota bacterium harbors:
- a CDS encoding ATP-binding cassette domain-containing protein; protein product: EDVRNYDLSSLRSQFGMVSQEPFLFNGTIRENIAYSLLTATDEEIAQAAMAARADEFIQTFPEKYETWIGERGIKLSTGQKQRLAIARAILKKASIIILDEATSNIDTETELKIQEALEVLTAQKTTFIIAHRLSTVRTASKVLVIDHGRLIEQGSHAELLEQKGRYASLYEHYLAPVIPQN
- a CDS encoding LON peptidase substrate-binding domain-containing protein, encoding MTRPHYPRIIPLFPLPNLVFFPNTYLPLHIFEPRYREMIQDTKKEEQIIGMVLLKEGWENNYYGRPEICSEGCAGQLMTAQPLDEGRFNIVLKGLFRFSVKDQFFDKNYREALVEPFAQDNTKGSLPQQVKDDLKGVLKKWMNQNRGPAETLSLLKKELDDETLIHTLSYTLPFSTLDKQFLLESETLTQQAKRLMELIHFKALQTNPTSAAEPE